One segment of Paenibacillus sp. FSL R7-0337 DNA contains the following:
- a CDS encoding XTP/dITP diphosphatase, which produces MKSGSGVLIVATKNKGKVREFQHAFAPLGLTVKSMYDYPDLPDVVEDGATFAENAFKKSRAVGDALGLPVLADDSGLCVEALDGNPGVYSARYAGEAADDEANNMKLMSELERLKQGEDTGQPLLSPARFVCALSLYDPADGREWTAEGTVEGWITSEPAGGGGFGYDPLFYLPEYEKTMAELTLEEKQAISHRGTALRRLTEKLAAAQSSGQ; this is translated from the coding sequence ATGAAGTCCGGCAGCGGAGTTCTGATTGTCGCGACGAAGAACAAAGGCAAGGTGCGGGAGTTCCAGCATGCCTTTGCTCCCCTGGGACTTACAGTCAAAAGCATGTACGACTACCCGGATCTGCCGGATGTGGTTGAGGACGGGGCCACTTTTGCCGAGAATGCCTTCAAGAAATCCCGTGCTGTAGGGGACGCTCTTGGACTGCCGGTGCTGGCAGACGATTCCGGTCTCTGTGTAGAGGCGCTGGACGGAAATCCCGGCGTGTACTCGGCCCGCTATGCCGGTGAGGCGGCGGATGATGAAGCGAATAATATGAAGCTGATGAGCGAGCTGGAACGGTTGAAGCAGGGTGAGGATACCGGACAACCGCTGCTGAGTCCCGCCCGGTTCGTCTGTGCCCTGTCGCTCTACGATCCGGCGGACGGCCGGGAATGGACGGCTGAGGGTACGGTTGAAGGCTGGATTACCTCGGAGCCTGCGGGTGGCGGCGGTTTCGGCTATGACCCGCTGTTCTATCTCCCCGAATACGAGAAGACGATGGCTGAGCTGACGCTTGAGGAAAAGCAGGCGATCAGCCACCGCGGAACGGCGCTGCGGCGTCTGACCGAGAAGCTTGCTGCCGCGCAGAGCAGCGGTCAATAG
- the rph gene encoding ribonuclease PH codes for MRSNGRNEDQLRPITITTQTNKYAEGSVIIEMGDTKVICTATVEEKVPPFLKGQGKGWVTAEYSMLPRATQTRNQREAARGKLTGRTMEIQRLIGRALRSVVNLQALGERSITLDCDVIQADGGTRTASITGAFVAMAFAMNKLALQNKLTVFPITDYLAAISVGVVGDKTLLDLNYEEDSKAKVDMNVVMTGSGAFVEVQGTGEERPFTRQELDQLLGLGEKGIYELIAVQKEVLGAIALKIPAGQTGQEV; via the coding sequence ATGAGATCAAACGGACGCAACGAAGATCAGCTCCGGCCAATAACGATAACGACCCAGACCAACAAATATGCAGAAGGCTCCGTCATCATTGAGATGGGAGATACTAAGGTCATCTGTACGGCAACCGTGGAGGAGAAGGTCCCGCCGTTTCTGAAAGGACAAGGCAAGGGCTGGGTAACCGCCGAATATTCGATGCTTCCCCGTGCGACCCAGACCCGTAACCAGCGTGAAGCCGCACGCGGCAAGCTGACCGGGCGGACCATGGAAATCCAGCGTTTGATCGGACGGGCTTTACGTTCGGTGGTGAACTTGCAGGCGCTCGGCGAACGCAGTATTACGCTGGACTGTGATGTAATTCAGGCAGACGGGGGAACGCGGACGGCTTCGATCACGGGTGCTTTTGTAGCGATGGCCTTCGCTATGAACAAGCTTGCCCTCCAGAATAAGCTGACGGTCTTCCCGATTACGGACTACCTGGCGGCTATCAGTGTGGGTGTCGTCGGCGACAAGACGCTGCTCGACCTGAATTATGAAGAAGATTCTAAGGCGAAGGTGGATATGAACGTGGTCATGACGGGCAGCGGTGCTTTCGTTGAGGTTCAGGGCACGGGCGAAGAGCGGCCGTTCACCCGCCAGGAGCTGGACCAGCTGCTCGGTCTCGGAGAGAAGGGGATCTACGAGCTGATCGCTGTGCAAAAAGAAGTGCTTGGCGCCATCGCGCTCAAAATCCCTGCCGGCCAGACCGGCCAAGAGGTGTAG
- a CDS encoding GerMN domain-containing protein — protein sequence MKPVKHLRGASAACLLAVPLVLSGCSLFGSESAAVDPPPAAVEAQMLQVSGEDTLDTGVFGPASMDETDLSAGVKDTGAPAVAGERTTVYLEDQNGLLAPVALSFPKSEDTVMLKNSLTALVSKGDYASALPKGFQGVLPAGTEVKQVSVGQDHVAIVEFNSAFNDYDPADERKILEALTWTLTGQDDIKGVQLWVDGKKLTEMPLQGTPLDRPLARTMGINLPKHNALMMNSSAVTVYFAAASPDGGHQYYVPVTRFVPAGGDTVKAALSELIAGPQSENGLEMVMTQGTVVDSVKAGQNGVVTVSLTDDMFDGSTSIPEEMLESVVLTVAQNTDDSLVQIRLNGKDTVTGTNNVDYGQPVSAPEYVNELPL from the coding sequence ATGAAACCAGTGAAACACCTCCGCGGGGCATCTGCGGCTTGCCTGCTGGCCGTTCCGCTTGTGCTCTCCGGCTGCAGTCTGTTCGGTTCAGAATCCGCTGCTGTGGACCCGCCTCCCGCCGCCGTAGAAGCGCAAATGCTGCAAGTGAGCGGGGAAGATACGCTGGATACCGGGGTATTCGGACCGGCCTCCATGGATGAGACGGATCTGTCTGCCGGGGTGAAAGATACCGGTGCGCCTGCTGTAGCCGGTGAGCGGACCACTGTGTATCTGGAGGATCAGAACGGTCTGCTGGCTCCGGTGGCTCTGTCTTTTCCGAAAAGCGAGGACACAGTCATGCTGAAGAATTCCCTCACGGCACTGGTCAGCAAGGGGGATTACGCATCTGCACTGCCTAAGGGCTTCCAAGGCGTACTGCCCGCAGGGACGGAAGTGAAACAGGTGTCGGTCGGCCAGGACCATGTCGCCATTGTTGAATTCAACTCGGCTTTTAACGACTACGATCCTGCAGATGAACGCAAAATTCTCGAAGCACTGACCTGGACACTGACCGGGCAGGATGACATCAAGGGAGTACAGCTCTGGGTCGATGGCAAAAAACTGACTGAAATGCCGCTGCAAGGCACACCGCTGGACCGCCCGCTGGCCCGTACGATGGGCATTAACCTGCCGAAGCATAACGCACTGATGATGAATTCCAGCGCAGTTACAGTCTATTTCGCAGCAGCCTCACCGGATGGTGGCCATCAGTATTATGTTCCGGTTACCCGGTTTGTACCCGCTGGCGGGGATACGGTGAAGGCGGCGCTGAGCGAGCTGATTGCCGGACCGCAGTCCGAGAACGGTCTGGAGATGGTCATGACGCAGGGAACGGTGGTCGATTCCGTAAAAGCAGGGCAGAACGGAGTGGTTACCGTATCGCTGACCGATGATATGTTCGATGGCAGCACAAGCATTCCTGAGGAGATGCTGGAGTCGGTTGTGCTGACGGTGGCCCAGAATACAGATGATTCGCTGGTACAGATCCGCCTGAATGGCAAGGATACCGTTACGGGCACCAATAACGTCGATTACGGCCAGCCTGTCTCCGCGCCGGAATATGTCAACGAGCTGCCGCTTTAG
- a CDS encoding phosphatidylglycerophosphatase A: MTDAKIPYSLNSKAVAEATRYWLHKRGVTLEEIAELVMMLQKKYYPGLTMEECIHNVEMVLSKREVQNAVLTGIQLDVLAEEGKLFSPLQDMIENDEGLYGVDEILAFSIVNVYGSIGFTNYGYVDKLKPGVLERLNDKTTGQIHTYLDDIVGAVAAAASSRIAHRKQAEREQELGLPHAPEDAEEAARRSRLEETLPE, encoded by the coding sequence ATGACTGATGCCAAAATTCCTTACAGCCTCAACAGCAAAGCCGTTGCCGAAGCGACCCGGTACTGGCTGCACAAGCGCGGGGTCACCCTGGAGGAGATTGCCGAGCTTGTCATGATGCTGCAAAAGAAATACTATCCGGGCCTGACCATGGAGGAATGTATTCATAACGTTGAGATGGTACTCAGCAAGCGTGAGGTGCAAAATGCGGTGCTGACCGGCATCCAGCTCGATGTACTGGCGGAGGAGGGCAAACTGTTCTCGCCGCTCCAGGATATGATTGAGAACGATGAAGGATTGTACGGGGTAGACGAGATTCTCGCCTTCTCGATCGTTAATGTATATGGCAGTATCGGCTTCACCAACTATGGTTACGTGGACAAGCTCAAGCCGGGTGTACTGGAGAGGCTGAATGACAAAACCACCGGCCAGATCCATACCTATCTGGATGATATCGTAGGGGCTGTAGCCGCAGCGGCGAGCAGCCGGATTGCCCACCGCAAGCAGGCGGAACGTGAGCAGGAGCTGGGTCTGCCCCACGCCCCGGAGGACGCGGAAGAGGCTGCACGGCGCAGCCGGCTGGAGGAGACGTTGCCGGAATAA
- a CDS encoding TetR/AcrR family transcriptional regulator, translating to MAVDRRIGKTREAIFKAFLSLMEEKGFEQITVHEIAERANVSRGTIYLHFVDKYDLLDQCVEKEMTELRDRCMGVQENLDFTSSGPLLRTAEYVEQHATVFITLINNSGIPALRSRLHAMLMEGLAEQIDMDGVNRGMNKEMLLHFMASAAVGVMEWWITHSLPISAKKLIEDITILLERNQMGPQPLEALPRQ from the coding sequence ATGGCGGTGGACAGGCGGATCGGGAAGACGCGGGAGGCTATTTTTAAGGCGTTTCTTAGTCTGATGGAAGAGAAGGGCTTTGAGCAGATTACGGTACATGAGATTGCGGAGCGGGCTAATGTCAGCAGAGGGACTATCTATCTGCATTTTGTAGACAAATATGATCTGCTGGATCAGTGTGTTGAGAAGGAAATGACGGAGCTGCGTGACCGCTGTATGGGCGTCCAGGAGAATCTGGATTTCACCTCTTCCGGTCCTCTGCTGCGTACGGCTGAGTATGTGGAGCAGCATGCCACCGTCTTCATTACATTAATTAATAACAGCGGCATTCCTGCCTTAAGAAGCCGTCTGCATGCAATGCTGATGGAAGGACTGGCGGAGCAGATCGATATGGATGGTGTGAACCGGGGGATGAACAAGGAGATGTTGCTGCATTTTATGGCCTCTGCTGCTGTGGGAGTCATGGAATGGTGGATTACACACTCACTGCCTATTTCGGCCAAAAAGCTGATAGAGGATATCACTATCCTCCTCGAACGCAATCAGATGGGACCGCAGCCGCTGGAGGCTCTGCCTAGACAATAA
- a CDS encoding MBL fold metallo-hydrolase, producing the protein MNKEIIQAWDGGVLQVSVPMGLPLRQVNSYLLPDKDGRVTVIDPGPHTPAAELAWQGVLEALSLTWTQVRDIVVTHHHPDHYGLAGWMQSRSGARVWMSERAHAEAGLAWGEAAILNEALPLFFRRHGMPEEWLAGIREHLDSFLPEVTPQPEVTYINAAEPFVMGSRKWQPIITGGHAPGHVSFYHGGSGQILCGDAVLPQISPNVGLQPGSDPQPLLTFLEGLQELRSLRVTLAFPGHREPFPGFTARADSLLRHHEERLDTTAALLAGGPQSGFAVCEGLFRSRVATAHQMRFAMSEALAHLAELVRRGRAAETEAGPGGSLLFTAVE; encoded by the coding sequence TTGAACAAGGAGATTATTCAAGCTTGGGACGGCGGAGTTCTTCAGGTATCGGTGCCAATGGGGCTGCCGCTGCGCCAGGTTAACAGCTATCTGCTGCCGGATAAGGACGGCAGGGTTACGGTCATTGATCCAGGCCCGCATACACCTGCTGCCGAGCTTGCCTGGCAGGGGGTGCTTGAGGCACTGAGCCTTACCTGGACGCAGGTGCGGGATATCGTGGTGACCCACCATCATCCCGACCATTACGGGCTGGCGGGCTGGATGCAGTCCCGCAGCGGAGCGCGGGTATGGATGAGCGAACGGGCGCATGCCGAGGCCGGTCTGGCCTGGGGGGAAGCGGCGATTCTGAATGAGGCGCTGCCGCTCTTTTTCCGGCGGCATGGGATGCCGGAGGAGTGGCTTGCGGGTATCCGGGAGCATCTGGATAGCTTCCTGCCTGAGGTGACCCCGCAGCCTGAGGTCACCTATATCAATGCCGCGGAGCCGTTTGTGATGGGCAGCCGGAAATGGCAGCCCATTATCACAGGCGGGCATGCGCCGGGGCATGTGTCGTTCTACCACGGCGGCAGCGGGCAGATCCTCTGCGGCGATGCTGTGCTGCCGCAGATTTCGCCCAATGTCGGCCTGCAGCCGGGCAGCGATCCGCAGCCGCTGCTGACGTTCCTGGAGGGGCTGCAGGAGCTGCGCAGCCTGCGGGTTACGCTGGCGTTCCCGGGCCACCGGGAACCGTTCCCGGGGTTCACGGCGCGGGCGGACAGCCTGCTCCGGCATCATGAGGAGCGGCTGGATACTACAGCCGCGCTGCTCGCAGGCGGACCGCAGAGCGGGTTCGCGGTCTGCGAGGGGCTGTTCCGCAGCCGGGTCGCGACAGCGCACCAGATGCGGTTCGCCATGAGCGAGGCGCTGGCCCACCTGGCCGAGCTGGTGCGCCGGGGGCGGGCGGCCGAGACGGAGGCCGGGCCTGGCGGCAGCCTCCTTTTCACGGCTGTGGAGTAG
- a CDS encoding class I SAM-dependent methyltransferase, which translates to MSEWYEKCFGEDYLIVYRHRDFSGARHEVESMIQWLGLPRGAKVLDLCCGMGRHSLALSQAGYEVTGVDLSKVLLREARAQAGAEQVTWLQSDMRELPLAGGFDAVVNLFTSFGYFEEDEEQIKVLKEICRMLKPGGRFIIDFLNPAYVIRHLVPHSVREDGDVRIDETRRIEEGYVKKDILLTSKAGNAPARKCQERVKLYTLEDFRRMLAAAGLRLDTVHGGYDEEEYNAESSARMIFMGGRP; encoded by the coding sequence ATGAGTGAGTGGTATGAGAAATGTTTTGGCGAGGACTATCTGATTGTATACAGACACAGGGATTTCAGCGGTGCGCGTCATGAGGTGGAGAGCATGATCCAGTGGCTTGGCCTGCCCCGGGGCGCGAAGGTGCTGGACCTCTGCTGCGGCATGGGCCGCCATTCACTGGCTCTGTCACAGGCTGGCTATGAAGTAACAGGTGTGGATCTGTCGAAGGTGCTGCTGCGTGAGGCGCGTGCGCAGGCTGGGGCAGAACAGGTTACCTGGCTGCAATCGGATATGCGGGAGCTTCCGCTTGCGGGCGGCTTCGATGCTGTGGTCAATTTGTTCACTTCCTTCGGATATTTTGAAGAGGATGAGGAGCAGATTAAGGTGCTTAAGGAGATTTGCCGGATGCTGAAGCCGGGGGGCCGGTTCATCATTGATTTCCTGAACCCGGCTTACGTCATCCGCCATTTGGTGCCCCATTCGGTCCGGGAGGACGGAGATGTTCGGATTGACGAGACCCGCCGGATCGAGGAGGGGTATGTGAAGAAGGATATTCTGCTGACCTCGAAGGCCGGTAACGCTCCGGCCCGCAAGTGCCAGGAACGGGTAAAGCTCTACACGCTGGAGGATTTCCGCAGAATGCTTGCCGCTGCCGGGCTGCGGCTGGATACTGTTCACGGCGGCTACGATGAAGAGGAATATAACGCTGAATCCTCGGCCCGCATGATCTTCATGGGAGGTAGACCTTAG
- a CDS encoding alpha-glucosidase — protein sequence MNPKWWKESVVYQIYPISFMDSNGDGIGDLRGILSKLDYLQELGVDVIWVCPIYKSPNHDNGYDISDYCDIMKEFGTMADFDELLREMHSRGMKLMMDLVLNHTSHEHPWFVESRSSKDNPKRDYYIWRKGKNGGPPNNWESYFSGSVWELDPRTDEYYLHLYSRFQPDLNWENPAVIDKLHEMVQWWLKKGVDGFRFDAIAHIVKAEGYPDALNPGGTPTVRAYDMFSNLNHVHTLLQNLHDQVLYYYDIMTVGETSGLGPEQALDYVGDGRRELNMTFQFEHMNLDAASPGSGKWDVVPWKLTDLKAIISDWQTVLHNRGWNANYLCNHDQPRSVSRFGDDLYYRVPSAKMLATFIHMLEGTPYIYQGEEIGMTNVAFESIDDYRDVETLNYYEDKRNAGVPEADIMAAIHTKSRDNARTPMQWDDGEEGGFTTGTPWIRVNSNSREINAASSVKDPDSIYNYYKKLIQLRKKHQVIVYGEYGLLLEEHPEIYAYTRTLEDQRLLVILNFFGHEPVFELPEEFQTAAKLELLISNYEPAKEEDLQQLKLRPYEARVYLQRLDQGSA from the coding sequence TTGAACCCTAAATGGTGGAAAGAGAGCGTAGTCTACCAGATTTATCCGATTAGCTTCATGGACAGTAACGGCGACGGAATTGGAGATCTGCGCGGGATCTTGTCGAAGCTTGATTACTTGCAGGAGCTCGGCGTGGATGTGATCTGGGTCTGCCCGATTTATAAATCCCCGAACCATGACAATGGCTATGATATCAGCGACTACTGCGACATTATGAAGGAATTCGGCACGATGGCTGATTTCGATGAGCTGCTGCGCGAGATGCATTCCCGCGGCATGAAGCTGATGATGGATCTGGTGCTGAATCATACCTCGCATGAGCATCCGTGGTTCGTGGAATCGAGAAGCTCGAAGGACAATCCCAAGCGGGACTATTATATCTGGCGCAAAGGTAAAAACGGCGGCCCCCCGAACAACTGGGAATCCTACTTCAGCGGCTCGGTCTGGGAGCTGGACCCCCGGACGGATGAATATTATCTGCACCTGTACTCCCGGTTCCAGCCCGATCTCAACTGGGAGAATCCGGCGGTTATTGATAAGCTGCACGAGATGGTGCAGTGGTGGCTGAAGAAGGGGGTGGACGGCTTCCGCTTCGATGCCATTGCCCATATTGTGAAGGCAGAGGGCTATCCGGATGCCCTGAATCCTGGCGGTACTCCGACGGTCCGCGCCTATGACATGTTCTCCAACCTGAATCATGTGCATACCCTGCTGCAGAATCTGCACGATCAGGTGCTCTATTACTACGACATCATGACGGTAGGGGAGACCTCGGGGCTTGGGCCGGAGCAGGCGCTGGATTATGTCGGTGACGGACGCCGTGAGCTGAATATGACCTTTCAGTTCGAGCATATGAATCTGGATGCCGCCTCGCCGGGCAGCGGGAAATGGGATGTGGTGCCCTGGAAGCTGACAGATCTTAAGGCGATCATCAGCGATTGGCAGACCGTCCTGCATAACCGGGGCTGGAATGCCAACTATCTGTGTAACCATGACCAGCCGCGCTCGGTCTCGCGGTTCGGCGATGACCTGTACTACCGGGTCCCGTCGGCCAAGATGCTCGCCACCTTCATTCATATGCTTGAAGGCACACCGTATATTTATCAGGGCGAGGAGATCGGTATGACCAATGTAGCCTTCGAGTCGATCGATGATTACCGGGATGTGGAGACCTTGAACTATTATGAGGACAAGCGTAACGCCGGTGTTCCCGAAGCCGACATCATGGCCGCGATTCATACCAAGAGCCGTGACAATGCCCGGACTCCGATGCAATGGGATGATGGTGAGGAAGGCGGGTTCACCACAGGTACGCCCTGGATCAGGGTCAACTCGAACTCCCGGGAGATTAACGCGGCCAGCAGCGTCAAGGACCCGGACTCTATTTACAACTATTATAAGAAGCTGATCCAGCTCCGCAAAAAACATCAGGTCATCGTCTATGGTGAATACGGACTCTTGCTGGAGGAGCATCCCGAAATCTATGCCTATACCCGGACGCTGGAGGATCAGCGCCTGCTCGTGATTCTGAATTTCTTCGGACATGAGCCGGTCTTCGAGCTGCCGGAGGAATTCCAGACTGCCGCGAAGCTGGAGCTGCTGATCTCCAATTATGAGCCTGCCAAGGAGGAAGATCTCCAGCAGTTGAAGCTACGCCCTTATGAAGCGCGCGTGTATCTGCAGCGGTTAGATCAGGGTTCTGCTTAA
- a CDS encoding collagen-like protein yields the protein MEAAGAVEALGAAGAAGAAGALGAAGAAGALGAAGAAGALGAAGAAGALGAAGAGGAAGAAGARGAAGAAGLLGAAGAAGALGAAGAQGALGAAGTAGALGAAGALGGIGPAGPAGPAGAAGAIGPAGPAGAAGAIGPAGPAGAAGAIGPAGPAGATGAAGPAGATGATGTAGPAGATGAAGGIAQFGYVYNLGAQVVPIEADVSFDTNGLLTPGITHAPGTTTISVTNAGSYEVNFSVSGVEPSQFALFVNGAQVPGTVYGSGAGTQQNTGQAILALSSGDVLTLRNHSSAAAVTLQTLAGGTQANVNASIVIKQLA from the coding sequence TTGGAGGCGGCTGGAGCAGTAGAAGCCTTGGGAGCAGCGGGGGCAGCGGGAGCCGCCGGAGCGCTGGGAGCGGCCGGAGCAGCGGGAGCCTTGGGAGCAGCGGGAGCAGCGGGAGCGCTGGGAGCGGCCGGAGCAGCGGGAGCACTGGGAGCAGCAGGAGCAGGCGGAGCGGCCGGAGCAGCAGGTGCCCGTGGAGCCGCCGGGGCTGCAGGGCTTCTGGGGGCAGCCGGAGCAGCAGGAGCGCTGGGAGCAGCAGGAGCACAAGGCGCACTGGGAGCAGCGGGCACAGCCGGAGCGTTAGGGGCCGCCGGGGCGCTAGGCGGCATCGGTCCGGCAGGCCCGGCGGGACCTGCCGGAGCAGCGGGAGCTATAGGTCCGGCAGGGCCAGCCGGAGCAGCGGGAGCTATAGGCCCAGCGGGGCCAGCCGGAGCAGCGGGAGCTATAGGCCCAGCGGGACCAGCCGGTGCAACGGGAGCTGCCGGGCCAGCGGGGGCAACCGGTGCTACGGGCACAGCAGGGCCCGCAGGTGCTACAGGGGCAGCGGGAGGAATTGCCCAGTTCGGTTACGTCTATAACCTTGGCGCGCAGGTAGTGCCGATTGAGGCAGATGTGTCTTTTGATACGAACGGACTGCTGACCCCCGGGATTACACATGCCCCTGGTACAACTACAATTTCGGTAACTAATGCAGGGAGTTATGAGGTTAATTTCTCCGTGTCCGGAGTGGAGCCCAGCCAATTTGCATTATTCGTGAACGGGGCGCAGGTTCCGGGAACAGTCTACGGTTCAGGTGCAGGAACCCAGCAGAACACTGGGCAAGCTATCCTTGCCTTGTCCTCTGGAGATGTACTGACGCTTCGGAACCACAGCTCGGCTGCTGCTGTCACATTGCAGACGCTGGCTGGAGGGACGCAAGCCAATGTCAATGCTTCGATTGTAATTAAACAGCTTGCATAG
- a CDS encoding Cof-type HAD-IIB family hydrolase, which yields MKKTIFFDIDGTIYDEDKNIPASTREAIAELKRRGHHVAIATGRADYMFEGLREELGIDSYVSLNGQYVVYEGKPVYKNPIATSVLEELTLFAEKLDQPVAYTDTAGMRVNVADHEYINTSVGSLKLVFPTHDAGYFLKNDIYQAMIFCPQESQVVYAGRYPELNFIRWHPLCMDVLPGNGSKANGIAEMLKVIGVEKEEVYAFGDGLNDVEMLGYVGYGIAMGNGETAAKAAASFITKSVREDGIYEGLKMVGLL from the coding sequence TTGAAGAAAACGATATTTTTCGATATTGACGGTACGATCTATGATGAAGACAAGAATATTCCGGCTTCCACCAGAGAAGCAATAGCGGAGCTGAAGAGACGCGGGCACCATGTAGCGATTGCTACCGGAAGAGCGGATTATATGTTCGAGGGGCTGCGCGAGGAGCTGGGGATTGACTCGTATGTCTCGCTGAACGGGCAGTATGTGGTCTATGAAGGGAAGCCAGTGTACAAGAACCCGATTGCGACCAGCGTGCTGGAGGAGCTGACCTTGTTCGCGGAGAAGCTGGATCAACCTGTTGCGTATACAGATACGGCGGGCATGAGAGTGAATGTGGCCGATCATGAGTACATCAATACGAGCGTCGGTTCGCTGAAGCTGGTATTTCCAACGCATGATGCGGGATATTTTCTGAAGAATGACATTTACCAGGCGATGATCTTCTGTCCGCAGGAGAGTCAGGTGGTCTACGCCGGGCGGTACCCGGAGCTGAATTTCATCCGCTGGCACCCGCTGTGTATGGATGTGCTGCCCGGCAACGGCTCCAAAGCGAACGGGATCGCGGAGATGCTGAAGGTGATCGGGGTGGAGAAGGAAGAGGTCTATGCTTTTGGCGATGGCCTGAATGATGTGGAGATGCTGGGGTATGTCGGGTATGGCATTGCCATGGGCAACGGCGAGACGGCAGCGAAGGCGGCCGCCTCCTTCATTACGAAGTCTGTCCGTGAGGACGGCATCTATGAAGGCTTGAAGATGGTCGGGCTGCTGTAG